Proteins encoded within one genomic window of Aphelocoma coerulescens isolate FSJ_1873_10779 unplaced genomic scaffold, UR_Acoe_1.0 HiC_scaffold_625, whole genome shotgun sequence:
- the LOC138102140 gene encoding interferon-like, translating into MAAPNAPQPRLPHAAPALLLLLTALATTLACQQLWTHDDTFPGDALRLLQDVAPGHAQPCHLQEPPFFPDTLLHNNLRPHQAAATALRILQNLFHTLGTNSTRQHWHSQARNDLLNKLQHYIHHLEQCLPDNATLFKGPRNPLLTINKYFRDIQLFLHAHNHSACAWEHVRLEARTSLQHLHNLTRTMRR; encoded by the coding sequence ATGGCTGCGCCCAACGCCCCACAGCCACGCCTGCCGCACGCCGCCCCggcactcctgctcctcctcacgGCTCTCGCCACCACCCTCGCCTGCCAACAGCTCTGGACACACGACGACACCTTCCCCGGCGACGCACTCCGCCTCCTCCAGGACGTGGCTCCCGGCCacgcacagccctgccacctccaagaGCCGCCCTTCTTCCCCGACACCCTCCTCCACAACAACCTCCGCCCGCACCaagccgccgccaccgccctaCGCATCCTCCAGAACCTCTTCCACACCCTCGGCACCAACAGCACCcgccagcactggcacagccaggctcgCAACGACCTCCTCAACAAACTCCAGCACTACATCCACCACCTCGAGCAATGCCTCCCCGACAACGCCACGCTCTTCAAAGGACCACGCAACCCGCTGCTCACCATCAACAAGTACTTCAGGGACATCCAACTCTTCCTCCACGCCCACAACCACAGCGCCTGCGCCTGGGAACACGTCCGCCTCGAAGCTCGCACCTCTTTACAGCACCTCCACAACCTCACCCGCACCATGCGCCGCTAG